A region of Catenibacterium mitsuokai DNA encodes the following proteins:
- a CDS encoding ATP-binding protein, which produces MKTIVRKNYLNRIIELKDTPDIKIITGIRRSGKSKLMQSYIEYLKTNYDNINIIFIDFMDLEFEEIKEYHALHSYVEQHYVAGKMNYLFVDEVQMCPKFELAINSLYSKGKYDIYVTGSNAFLLSADLATLFTGRYIEIHVFPFSFQEYCEYYSDVSDKDRLFDEYSFKGGLAGSYLYPNDRDRVTYIKEVYETIVTRDLVQKYALPDTTVLQRLSEFLMDNISNLTSPNKVSQLLTANNVSTSHVTVRKYIKYLCNAFVFYDIKRYDIRGKKYLESSEKFYLCDTGIRYAILGSRNMDYGRVYENMVCIELLRRGYDVYVGKLYQKEIDFVAQRGSEKIYIQVSDNISAQETFEREYSPLLQIRDAYPKMIIARTRHPKYSYEGIMIYDIAEWLLGA; this is translated from the coding sequence ATGAAAACAATTGTGAGAAAAAACTATCTCAATAGGATCATTGAACTAAAGGATACACCGGACATAAAAATCATTACTGGTATTCGTCGTTCGGGTAAATCTAAACTGATGCAGTCATACATTGAATACCTAAAAACAAATTATGATAATATCAATATAATTTTTATCGATTTTATGGATTTAGAGTTTGAAGAAATTAAGGAATATCATGCACTACATTCTTATGTGGAACAACATTATGTAGCAGGTAAAATGAATTATCTCTTTGTAGATGAAGTTCAGATGTGCCCAAAGTTTGAGTTAGCTATTAATAGTCTCTATTCTAAAGGAAAGTATGATATCTATGTAACTGGTTCTAATGCTTTCTTGTTGAGTGCTGATCTAGCAACTCTCTTTACAGGACGATATATTGAAATACATGTATTTCCATTCAGTTTTCAAGAATATTGTGAATATTATAGTGATGTAAGTGATAAGGATAGGCTTTTTGATGAATACTCTTTTAAAGGTGGTTTGGCAGGATCGTATTTATATCCAAATGATAGGGATAGGGTTACCTATATTAAGGAAGTCTATGAAACGATTGTGACAAGAGATCTAGTTCAGAAGTATGCTTTACCTGATACAACGGTATTACAAAGACTAAGTGAATTTTTGATGGATAATATTAGTAATTTGACTTCTCCAAATAAAGTAAGTCAGCTTTTGACTGCGAATAATGTATCTACAAGTCATGTGACAGTACGTAAATACATTAAATACTTATGTAATGCTTTTGTTTTCTATGATATTAAGAGATATGATATTCGTGGTAAGAAATATTTGGAAAGTTCTGAGAAGTTCTATTTGTGTGATACAGGTATTCGATATGCTATTTTAGGTAGTAGAAATATGGATTATGGCAGAGTGTATGAGAATATGGTTTGTATTGAACTATTGCGTCGTGGTTATGATGTTTATGTTGGAAAACTTTACCAGAAAGAGATAGACTTTGTAGCTCAAAGAGGTAGTGAAAAAATCTATATTCAGGTAAGTGATAATATTTCAGCACAAGAAACTTTTGAGAGAGAATATTCTCCTTTACTACAAATTAGAGATGCATATCCTAAAATGATTATTGCAAGAACGAGACATCCAAAGTATAGCTATGAAGGCATTATGATTTATGATATTGCTGAATGGTTACTAGGAGCGTAA
- a CDS encoding aldehyde dehydrogenase family protein, producing MDLENIFNDQKTYYDTLMTRDVSLRIDAIKRVKLWIKDHMDLIEDALEKDLGKSRGESYMTEIGLTLETCTYTLKNIKKWVKKEKVKTPLHQFFSRSYTIYEPYGVTLIISPWNYPFLLAIEPLIGTIAAGNCAIVKPSEQTPHTSAIVAQLIDTCFDKGHAYCVEGGLEVSKELVDLPFDYIFFTGGKKAGREIYMKAAETLTPVTLELGGKSPAILTDMIPMEIAAKRIIFGKFLNAGQTCIAPDYILIKDTMKAAFIDYAAEYIKKFFGEHPLESENLCKIVNKEQFDRLKKLLENQDILIGGEVDEEHLKIAPTIVNDVDFDNPLMEEEIFGPILPLVEYNRIEEAIQYINSHDKPLALYLFSNDSYHANKILDLCSFGDACINDTVSHFATNTLPFGGVGASGIGYYHGKFTFETFSHRRSVLHKSTRIDLPFRYYPLTDDKMKWIKRFLK from the coding sequence ATGGATTTAGAAAATATTTTTAATGATCAGAAAACGTATTATGACACATTAATGACTAGAGATGTAAGTTTAAGAATAGATGCAATTAAACGTGTTAAGTTATGGATTAAAGACCATATGGACTTAATAGAAGATGCTTTAGAGAAGGATTTAGGTAAATCCAGAGGAGAATCCTATATGACAGAAATAGGATTAACTCTTGAAACCTGCACATATACATTAAAGAATATTAAAAAATGGGTAAAGAAGGAAAAGGTAAAGACACCTCTTCATCAGTTCTTTTCTCGTTCTTATACGATTTATGAACCTTATGGTGTTACACTTATTATTTCTCCTTGGAATTATCCATTTCTACTTGCGATAGAACCACTTATTGGTACTATTGCAGCAGGGAACTGTGCGATTGTAAAACCAAGTGAACAGACACCACATACTTCCGCTATTGTAGCGCAGCTCATTGATACATGTTTTGATAAAGGACATGCCTATTGTGTTGAAGGTGGTTTAGAGGTTTCTAAGGAACTTGTAGATTTACCTTTTGATTATATTTTCTTTACTGGTGGTAAGAAAGCTGGTAGAGAAATCTATATGAAGGCGGCAGAAACATTAACACCTGTTACACTAGAATTAGGTGGTAAGTCTCCTGCTATTTTAACTGATATGATTCCTATGGAGATTGCAGCCAAGCGTATTATATTCGGTAAGTTCTTGAATGCTGGTCAGACTTGTATTGCACCTGATTACATATTAATTAAAGATACTATGAAAGCGGCTTTTATTGATTATGCTGCAGAATATATTAAGAAGTTCTTTGGTGAACATCCATTAGAAAGTGAGAACTTATGTAAGATCGTCAATAAAGAACAATTTGATCGCTTAAAGAAGCTATTAGAGAATCAGGATATTCTTATCGGTGGAGAAGTAGATGAAGAACACTTAAAGATTGCGCCTACTATTGTGAATGATGTAGATTTTGATAATCCTTTAATGGAAGAAGAAATCTTTGGACCTATTCTTCCACTTGTAGAATACAATAGAATTGAAGAAGCGATTCAGTATATTAATAGTCATGATAAGCCTCTTGCTCTTTATTTATTCTCTAATGATTCATATCATGCCAATAAGATTCTAGATTTATGTAGTTTTGGTGATGCATGTATTAATGATACCGTCAGCCATTTTGCGACTAATACACTTCCATTTGGTGGTGTAGGCGCAAGTGGTATTGGTTATTATCATGGTAAGTTTACTTTTGAGACATTCTCTCATCGTCGTTCTGTTTTGCATAAGAGTACACGTATTGATTTACCATTTAGATATTATCCACTTACTGATGATAAGATGAAATGGATCAAACGTTTCTTAAAGTAA
- a CDS encoding Mrp/NBP35 family ATP-binding protein yields MGEYDKYFNKDLHKDLNKDSHIKHVIAVTSGKGGVGKSLMTSLLAVMMNRIGYNVGILDADITGPSIPQAFGLTEKLYGCDKGIIPAKTRTGIKIVSLNLMLDDPTDPVVWRGNLISNTVTQFWTDVYWGELDYLFVDMPPGTGDVPLTVFQSLPVDGIITVSSPQELVSMVVEKSVNMAQMMNIPILGLVENMSYYICPDCGHKHYLFGESHIDEIAKKFNISTVCRLPMDPAITKVVDAGLIETITQMELMPIVNELMKEE; encoded by the coding sequence ATGGGTGAATATGATAAGTATTTTAATAAGGATCTTCATAAAGATTTGAATAAGGATTCCCATATCAAACATGTTATTGCAGTCACAAGTGGTAAGGGTGGTGTAGGTAAGAGTTTAATGACATCATTACTTGCAGTCATGATGAACCGTATTGGTTATAATGTAGGTATTTTAGATGCGGATATTACAGGACCATCAATTCCCCAGGCTTTTGGTTTAACTGAAAAGCTTTATGGATGTGATAAGGGTATTATTCCAGCCAAAACACGTACAGGTATTAAGATTGTTTCTTTAAACTTGATGCTAGATGATCCTACTGATCCTGTTGTATGGAGAGGAAACTTGATTTCTAATACTGTTACACAGTTCTGGACTGATGTCTATTGGGGCGAATTAGATTATTTATTTGTCGATATGCCTCCAGGAACAGGAGATGTTCCTCTAACAGTCTTCCAATCTCTTCCTGTAGATGGTATTATTACGGTATCTTCACCACAGGAACTTGTCAGCATGGTTGTAGAAAAATCAGTGAATATGGCACAGATGATGAATATTCCTATTCTAGGGCTTGTTGAGAATATGAGTTATTATATCTGTCCTGATTGTGGACATAAACATTATTTGTTTGGTGAAAGTCATATAGATGAAATTGCGAAGAAGTTTAATATTTCTACTGTATGTCGTCTTCCAATGGATCCTGCAATTACTAAAGTAGTTGATGCAGGTCTTATTGAAACAATTACACAGATGGAACTTATGCCTATAGTGAATGAATTAATGAAGGAGGAATAA
- a CDS encoding Dabb family protein, producing MIQHVVVWKFKEGTEDLQNQFVEGLKGLVGQIDGIRSLHVGRNENPNETYDVSLVMEFDNMEDLSSYANDPRHLAVAKIAKENAEVRACVDFTI from the coding sequence ATGATTCAGCACGTTGTTGTATGGAAATTTAAAGAAGGTACAGAAGATCTACAGAATCAGTTTGTAGAAGGATTAAAGGGACTTGTAGGACAGATTGATGGTATCCGTTCTTTACATGTTGGTAGAAATGAAAACCCTAATGAAACATATGATGTTTCATTAGTTATGGAATTTGATAATATGGAAGATCTTTCTAGCTATGCAAATGATCCTAGACATTTAGCTGTTGCGAAAATTGCGAAGGAAAATGCAGAAGTAAGAGCTTGTGTAGACTTCACCATCTAA
- a CDS encoding sugar phosphate nucleotidyltransferase, whose amino-acid sequence MNTALVIMAAGIGSRFGGGIKQLEPVGPNGEIIMDYSIHDAIAAGFNKIIFIIRKDIEADFREVIGNRIEEVAKKYDVEIAYAFQDLKALPEGIECPEGRTKPWGTGQAVLACDGLIHEPFAVINADDYYGKEAFVQIHDFLLDYTPEHPEKLAMAGFILKNTLSDNGGVTRGICAVNDEGYLTDVEETKNIEKTSTGAHVGDREIDPNVNVSMNFWGLTPEFVNTLKEGFVEFFENIKDPLKDEYLLPIYIGELLRDNKLSVKVLEVQDSWFGVTYKEDAPVVKESFKQLIDEGVYSTNLFDNIK is encoded by the coding sequence ATGAATACAGCTTTAGTAATTATGGCTGCTGGTATTGGTTCACGTTTTGGTGGAGGAATCAAGCAGTTAGAACCAGTTGGACCTAATGGCGAAATCATCATGGATTATTCTATCCATGATGCAATTGCCGCTGGTTTCAACAAAATTATCTTTATTATCCGTAAAGATATTGAAGCAGACTTCAGAGAAGTTATTGGGAATCGTATTGAAGAAGTCGCAAAGAAATATGATGTAGAAATTGCTTATGCATTCCAGGATTTAAAGGCATTACCAGAAGGTATTGAATGTCCTGAAGGACGTACTAAGCCTTGGGGTACTGGTCAGGCAGTTCTTGCATGTGATGGTTTGATTCATGAACCATTCGCAGTTATTAATGCCGATGATTATTATGGTAAGGAAGCATTTGTACAGATTCATGATTTCTTATTAGACTACACACCTGAACATCCAGAAAAACTAGCTATGGCAGGATTTATCTTAAAGAATACTTTAAGTGATAATGGTGGTGTAACGAGAGGTATCTGTGCAGTCAATGATGAAGGATACTTAACAGATGTAGAAGAAACTAAGAATATTGAAAAGACATCTACTGGTGCACATGTAGGAGACAGAGAAATTGATCCTAACGTGAATGTATCTATGAACTTCTGGGGATTAACTCCTGAATTCGTAAATACTTTAAAGGAAGGTTTTGTAGAATTCTTTGAAAACATCAAAGATCCACTAAAAGATGAATATTTATTACCTATCTATATTGGTGAACTACTAAGAGATAATAAATTAAGTGTTAAGGTATTAGAAGTACAGGATTCATGGTTTGGTGTCACATATAAAGAAGATGCACCTGTAGTTAAGGAATCATTCAAACAGTTGATTGATGAAGGTGTTTATTCAACAAATCTATTCGATAATATCAAGTAA
- a CDS encoding glycosyl hydrolase 53 family protein, with the protein MNKKLFTGFVSAALVCSMGISGVNAVTPAPAMLKDNQVSAASLSKSISDYKKINGINDQTVLGADFTHYQQDLGWGKAYYNYKSVKINNLFEFMKEQGINTISVKVAVNPDTSSDASACYTLDSAIKTIKEAKKAGLKTNITLFYSDDVTYANSQNLPAGWTKDNVVEKATDYTKEVLDTLSKNDALPTMMTIGNEVNYNFLGLSEDGGWNGFVAMAALSELINEKGVKTALSIATPDNAEDVQYVIEKLGYAKVNYEYLGVNLYADRSNINDYVKTLRTTVEEKASDKQLIVSNIKFPRVDNTDTASNETQAESTYNLLSASIDESNAGGLIYDEAEYVGSWNGFFNEQGLAQNSLAVFGFAQGWNVDIDTYRDPYEYGDDTGLKEQRVTFHKISNMSESTIRGVDIGSYIALKNAGVKYYDYDGKEQPLMKILKDNGVNYIRLRIWNDPYNEKGETYGGGDCTVENGLKIGEEATKYGMKVLVDFHYSDFWADPAKQILPKAWQKDANNPDKMCENIYSFTKDTLQKFKDAGVNVGMVQVGNEITKGMAGIHNADNSKSVWKNEAQYTILDRYLNAGSKAVREITPDALITLHLESPNRSAYSAIMDAWDKGNVDYDVLGSSYYPFWWNTTDMLNDVETLAKERGKLFAVMETSWVNSYEDADGTPNSIGASYNLHQYEIGPQGQVDELTDMYKTLTSHDNGLGGFYWEPAWIPVKAGWTNWQYNKEAADKYGTGWASKGAVGYAPDNEMYYDGQPSWGGSSWDNQGLFDIQGNALHSLRFYTNSVSLGKVQTTRIHIVNKKNEVLRTEFVNVNVGDTKTISLPGISGYSAPDKNYSYTIIGDTDGVKTLSITYNVSKTANLVNKDGEWYLMQDDQVVHKTTLAQVNGTGTWYYVEDGKLNWNYTGLVKYYSTWYYVQNGVLHWDYNGLIQHKNTWYYIENGRVNENYTNLVKYNGSWFFVKNGKIDWSINTLSQVDGKGTWYKVTGGKLDWNFTGLVNYFGTTYYIHNGILNWDYNGLVQHKNTWYYIENGRLNKNYTNLVKYNGTWYFVKNGQIDWSINTLSQVNGKGTWYYVDNAKINWHYTGLTNYFGTWYYIQNGVLDWNYNGLTYYNGTWYYVQNGRINWDYEGIVSYNGKKYYVTNAKIDWSFTGKYKNYNIKNGEVK; encoded by the coding sequence ATGAACAAAAAGTTGTTTACAGGTTTTGTAAGTGCAGCTCTTGTTTGTTCAATGGGGATATCTGGTGTTAATGCAGTCACGCCAGCACCAGCTATGCTTAAGGACAATCAAGTAAGTGCCGCATCACTAAGTAAATCTATTTCTGATTACAAAAAGATCAATGGCATTAATGATCAGACTGTATTAGGTGCGGATTTTACTCATTACCAGCAGGACTTAGGATGGGGTAAGGCTTACTACAATTACAAGAGTGTAAAAATTAATAACCTATTTGAGTTTATGAAGGAACAAGGAATTAATACAATTTCTGTCAAGGTTGCGGTTAACCCAGATACATCTAGTGATGCATCTGCATGTTATACACTCGATAGTGCTATTAAAACAATTAAAGAAGCGAAGAAGGCAGGCTTAAAAACAAACATTACATTATTTTATTCTGATGATGTCACTTATGCGAATAGTCAGAATTTACCAGCAGGATGGACTAAGGATAATGTGGTAGAAAAAGCAACAGATTATACAAAAGAAGTACTTGATACTTTAAGTAAGAATGATGCTTTACCTACTATGATGACTATTGGAAATGAAGTGAATTATAACTTCCTTGGTTTAAGTGAAGATGGTGGATGGAACGGCTTTGTCGCAATGGCTGCTTTATCTGAACTTATTAATGAAAAAGGTGTTAAAACGGCTTTAAGTATTGCAACACCAGATAACGCAGAAGATGTTCAGTATGTAATTGAAAAGTTAGGTTATGCGAAAGTAAACTATGAGTATTTAGGAGTAAATCTTTATGCTGATCGCAGCAACATAAATGATTATGTGAAGACATTACGTACTACAGTAGAAGAAAAGGCATCTGATAAGCAGTTAATTGTATCTAATATTAAGTTCCCACGTGTGGATAATACAGATACAGCATCTAATGAAACACAGGCAGAAAGTACTTATAACTTATTGAGTGCTTCTATTGATGAGAGTAATGCAGGTGGATTAATTTATGATGAAGCTGAATATGTAGGAAGCTGGAATGGTTTCTTTAATGAACAGGGACTTGCACAGAATTCTCTTGCAGTATTTGGTTTTGCACAGGGCTGGAATGTAGATATTGATACATACAGAGACCCTTATGAATATGGTGATGATACTGGATTAAAGGAACAGAGAGTCACTTTTCATAAGATTTCTAATATGTCTGAATCTACAATCAGAGGTGTAGATATTGGATCATATATCGCACTTAAGAATGCAGGTGTTAAATATTATGATTATGATGGTAAAGAACAGCCATTAATGAAGATTCTTAAAGACAATGGTGTAAACTATATCCGTTTAAGAATATGGAATGATCCTTATAATGAAAAAGGTGAAACTTATGGTGGTGGAGACTGTACTGTAGAAAATGGTTTGAAGATTGGTGAAGAAGCTACAAAATATGGGATGAAAGTACTTGTAGACTTCCATTACTCAGATTTCTGGGCTGATCCTGCAAAACAGATTCTACCTAAAGCATGGCAGAAAGATGCGAATAATCCAGATAAGATGTGTGAAAACATCTATAGCTTTACTAAAGATACTTTACAGAAGTTTAAAGATGCTGGTGTTAATGTAGGTATGGTACAAGTTGGTAATGAAATTACCAAAGGTATGGCTGGTATTCATAATGCGGACAACAGTAAGTCTGTTTGGAAAAATGAAGCACAGTATACTATATTAGATCGTTATTTAAATGCAGGTTCTAAGGCAGTACGTGAAATCACTCCAGATGCTTTAATTACATTACATCTAGAATCACCTAATCGTTCTGCTTATTCTGCAATCATGGATGCATGGGATAAAGGAAATGTAGACTATGATGTATTAGGTTCTTCTTATTATCCATTCTGGTGGAATACAACAGATATGTTGAATGATGTAGAAACTCTTGCAAAAGAAAGAGGAAAACTATTTGCAGTTATGGAAACTTCATGGGTAAATAGCTATGAAGATGCTGATGGTACACCTAACTCAATTGGTGCGAGCTATAATCTTCATCAGTATGAAATAGGTCCTCAGGGTCAGGTTGATGAATTAACTGATATGTATAAGACCCTTACCTCACATGATAATGGTTTAGGTGGTTTCTATTGGGAACCAGCATGGATTCCAGTAAAAGCTGGATGGACTAACTGGCAGTATAATAAAGAAGCTGCTGATAAGTATGGTACTGGATGGGCTTCCAAGGGTGCTGTAGGTTATGCACCTGATAATGAAATGTACTATGATGGTCAACCTTCATGGGGTGGATCAAGCTGGGATAACCAGGGATTATTTGATATCCAGGGTAATGCATTGCATTCATTGAGATTCTATACTAATTCAGTTTCTTTAGGTAAAGTACAGACTACAAGAATTCATATTGTGAACAAGAAAAATGAAGTACTTAGAACTGAATTTGTGAATGTGAATGTTGGTGATACAAAGACTATTTCACTTCCAGGTATTTCTGGATATTCTGCACCAGATAAGAACTATAGCTATACAATTATTGGTGATACTGATGGAGTGAAGACTCTCTCAATCACTTATAATGTATCTAAAACAGCTAATCTTGTGAATAAAGATGGTGAATGGTACTTGATGCAGGATGATCAGGTTGTTCATAAGACAACTCTTGCACAGGTAAATGGAACTGGTACTTGGTATTATGTAGAAGATGGTAAGCTTAACTGGAATTATACTGGTTTAGTGAAATACTATAGCACTTGGTACTATGTACAAAATGGTGTGCTTCATTGGGATTACAATGGTTTAATCCAGCATAAGAATACTTGGTACTATATTGAAAATGGTAGAGTGAATGAAAACTATACAAACCTTGTGAAATACAATGGTTCATGGTTCTTTGTGAAGAACGGAAAAATCGACTGGTCTATCAATACTCTTTCACAGGTTGATGGAAAAGGTACTTGGTATAAAGTAACAGGTGGTAAGTTAGATTGGAATTTTACTGGTTTAGTCAATTATTTTGGTACTACATACTATATTCATAATGGTATACTTAATTGGGACTACAATGGTTTAGTACAGCATAAGAATACTTGGTACTATATTGAAAATGGTAGATTGAATAAGAATTATACAAACCTCGTAAAATACAATGGTACTTGGTATTTTGTGAAGAATGGACAGATTGATTGGTCAATCAATACTCTTTCACAGGTCAATGGAAAAGGTACTTGGTATTATGTAGATAATGCGAAGATTAATTGGCATTATACAGGTCTTACAAATTACTTTGGGACTTGGTATTATATCCAGAATGGTGTATTAGACTGGAATTATAATGGTTTAACTTATTATAATGGTACTTGGTACTATGTACAGAATGGTAGAATCAATTGGGATTATGAAGGTATTGTTTCTTATAATGGTAAGAAATATTATGTCACTAATGCGAAGATTGATTGGTCATTTACTGGAAAATATAAAAATTACAACATCAAGAATGGTGAAGTAAAATAA
- a CDS encoding glycosyltransferase family 1 protein, with protein MKVLVFGITDNPGGMEAVIMNYYRHLDRTRVQFDFLCNTEIVAHEQEILSLGGTIYRIPARSKDKKAFSKALDNFFKTHASEYKAIWFNTCSLANIDYLKKAKQYGIPTRIIHCHNAANGDSFLRGCLHKFNRTQIRKYATDFWTCSEDANEWFFGKNAVLPNYKLINNAVDVNFFKPNEEIRQSIREELNAGDKVVLGHTGRFHFQKNHPYLLKVFNALDHKYPGKYMLILIGDGEDKETLKNQVKEYGIEEDVKFLGIKSNVSDYIQAMDQYIFPSRFEGLSVALLEAEANGLPCMISDTISLASIVNDNVKMFPITDEAVDKWVEAIEEASHQSKHFNIEAFEKRNLEINTEAKKMQDFFLSL; from the coding sequence ATGAAAGTACTTGTATTTGGAATTACAGATAATCCAGGTGGTATGGAAGCCGTAATTATGAATTACTATCGCCATCTAGATCGTACACGTGTACAATTTGATTTCTTATGTAATACTGAAATAGTCGCACATGAACAAGAGATATTAAGTTTAGGTGGAACTATTTATCGTATTCCTGCAAGAAGTAAAGATAAAAAAGCTTTTTCAAAGGCTTTGGATAACTTCTTTAAGACACATGCATCAGAATATAAAGCTATCTGGTTTAATACATGTTCTCTTGCGAATATTGATTATCTTAAGAAGGCTAAACAGTATGGTATCCCTACTCGTATTATTCATTGTCATAATGCAGCTAATGGTGATAGCTTCTTAAGAGGATGTCTTCATAAGTTCAATAGAACACAGATTAGAAAGTATGCAACAGATTTCTGGACATGTTCAGAAGATGCCAATGAATGGTTCTTTGGTAAGAATGCGGTATTACCTAACTATAAATTGATTAACAATGCGGTAGATGTGAATTTCTTTAAACCAAATGAAGAAATCAGACAATCTATCAGAGAAGAACTCAATGCAGGTGATAAGGTTGTATTGGGACATACAGGGAGATTCCATTTTCAAAAGAATCATCCTTACTTATTAAAGGTATTCAATGCATTGGATCATAAATATCCAGGTAAGTATATGTTGATACTTATTGGGGATGGTGAAGATAAAGAAACACTTAAAAACCAGGTCAAAGAATATGGTATTGAAGAAGATGTAAAGTTTTTAGGTATTAAGAGTAATGTGAGTGATTATATTCAGGCAATGGATCAATACATCTTCCCTTCTCGTTTTGAAGGGCTAAGTGTCGCATTATTAGAAGCAGAAGCCAATGGGTTACCATGCATGATCTCTGATACTATTTCTTTAGCCTCTATTGTGAATGATAATGTGAAGATGTTCCCTATTACGGATGAAGCAGTAGACAAGTGGGTAGAAGCAATCGAAGAAGCATCTCATCAATCTAAGCATTTTAATATTGAAGCATTTGAAAAACGTAATCTAGAAATAAATACAGAAGCGAAGAAGATGCAGGATTTCTTCTTATCTCTATAA
- a CDS encoding glycosyltransferase family 2 protein yields the protein MKNLVSIIIPVYRGNPVYFNKTIESCLSQIYKNVEVIIIDNGFNDELQDTLNELNTKENVTVIKNSKSGVCSGRNLGVKNAKGDYIMFLDADDWIESNACKILLNHAVEAEADCVICNYSRDYSDHSEKMLHYIRDTMYSDWKDYLKDLLNVQAGVGFCWGKLIKASTIKDVLLNEELSLAEDAEYCARASQKWNVIVGDEHPLVHYVFNDQSAVRKFDTAYADKFLLSMKAVEEDLKDVMAEDKNIETLFYNFVSYHVLLILVNYCAHPQNKDHAMSSLNTLMKNDLFKRAVKNSNYNGISITRKVPLWFLKHKMNRFALLVGQVRQKQFSKSK from the coding sequence ATGAAAAATTTAGTATCTATTATTATTCCTGTATATCGTGGAAATCCTGTATATTTTAATAAGACAATTGAAAGTTGTTTGAGTCAGATTTATAAAAATGTAGAAGTGATTATTATTGATAATGGGTTTAATGATGAATTACAGGATACATTGAATGAATTAAATACAAAAGAGAATGTGACAGTTATTAAGAATTCTAAGAGTGGTGTATGTTCAGGTAGAAACCTTGGTGTAAAGAATGCGAAAGGTGACTATATTATGTTTCTAGATGCAGATGACTGGATTGAAAGTAATGCCTGTAAAATACTTCTAAATCATGCAGTAGAAGCCGAGGCAGATTGTGTTATCTGTAACTATAGTAGAGATTATAGTGATCATAGTGAAAAGATGCTTCATTATATAAGAGATACAATGTATAGTGACTGGAAGGATTATTTAAAGGATCTTTTAAATGTTCAGGCTGGTGTAGGATTCTGTTGGGGAAAATTGATTAAAGCCTCTACTATTAAAGATGTATTATTAAATGAAGAATTGAGTCTTGCAGAAGATGCAGAATATTGTGCACGTGCTTCACAGAAATGGAATGTAATTGTGGGAGATGAGCATCCACTTGTTCATTATGTATTTAATGATCAGTCAGCTGTACGTAAGTTTGATACAGCTTATGCAGATAAGTTCCTCTTATCTATGAAAGCAGTAGAAGAAGATTTAAAAGATGTTATGGCAGAGGACAAGAATATAGAAACATTATTCTATAACTTTGTAAGTTATCATGTTTTACTTATTCTTGTGAATTACTGTGCACATCCACAAAATAAAGATCATGCGATGTCTTCTTTAAATACATTAATGAAGAATGATTTATTTAAACGTGCTGTAAAGAACTCTAACTACAATGGTATTTCTATTACACGTAAAGTACCATTATGGTTCTTAAAGCATAAGATGAATAGATTTGCATTACTTGTAGGACAAGTAAGACAGAAACAGTTCTCTAAGAGTAAATAA